CAATGGGGAGGTGGGGGGAGTGGGGGAACAAGGGGAAATCTTAACTGTTGACCCTTGACTCAAAAATAAAAAATGCCCCAGAGCTTTGTCTAGGGCTTAACCAGGGTGCATCTACCACTACATTTTTCTAGAAGGAGGGGTTGTATCCGGAAAGATACTGAAGAAAATGCCAAAAAAATTTTTTGAGGAATTGATGTGTGTTCGCGTATGCGTGAATTTACTAAGCTAATGAGTACAAAAATAACTTATAAAGCTTTAGAACCTGCTGTGTATATCGTGGGTGCAGGACCTGGAGATCCCGATTTGTTGACACTCAAGGCGCAAAAACTGCTCCAACGTGCCGATGTGATTTTATTTGCTGATTCCTTAGTACCCCAACAGATTTTACAGTTTTGCCGCGAAGATGCGGAGATTATTCCCACTGCGAACAAGACTTTAGAAGAGATTTTACCAGTCATGATAGAACGAGTGCGATCGCACAAATCTGTTGTGCGTCTCCATTCTGGCGACCCTAGTCTTTACAGTGCTATCCACGAGCAAATGCACGTTTTGGCAGAGGCAGAAATTCCCTTTGAAGTCATACCAGGTATCAGCGCTTTTCAAGCCGCAGCCGCCAAACTCAAAGTAGAACTCACTGTTCCCGGTTTAGTCCAAACAATCATACTGACGCGCATCAGCGGACGCACAGAAGTTCCCCAAACAGAAGAATTAGCAACGCTTGCAGCCCATCAAGCTAGTCTATGTTTATATCTGAGTGCGCGTCATGTTGAAGATGCCCAAGCCAAACTCTTAGAACACTATTCAGCCCAAACGCCAGTGGCAATTTGCTATCGATTAGGGTGGAGTGATGAAAAAATCAGGGTTGTTCCCCTCAATCAAATGGCAGATTGTACTCACCAAGAAAAGCTGATTCGCACCACACTTTATGTCATCAGCCCTGCACTCTCGCAAGCATCAGCACGCTCTCGTTTATATCATCCCGAACACACTCATCTGTTTCGCTCATCTCATGATCAGTGATGAGGAGTGGGGGAAGTAAGTAGAAGGGCTTAATTAAATAAAAACTCGCGCGTCAGGGCTTTAGCCCTTTAAAATCTTATACAGAGCGATAAATCGCTCACTACGAACAAAAGTTTTATCTTACATTTAATTAAGTCCACCTACTTACTCGTGCAGCTTAATAAAATTAACTGGGTAATTGATACTATCAAAATTGAGAATTTTGAATTGTTATTATGCCTTTAATTAAAGTCCAAACTTCTGTATCCGCTCCTCTTGGAGAAGAAGTTGAAGCAATGCTCAAAAGCCTATCAGCTAAACTAGCCAGGCATACAGGAAAGCCAGAATCCTATATGATGACGGCTTTTGAAGCAGGAGTTCCTATGACATTTGGCGGTACGACAGATCCAGTATGTTACATTGAGATTAAGAGTGTCGGTACAATGAAGCCAGACCAAACCCAGGCGATGAGTCAGGACTTTTGCCAAGAGATTAACAAAGCGCTGGGTGTGCCTCAAAATCGCATCTATATAGAGTTTGCTGATGCCAAAGGCGCAATGTGGGGCTGGAATGGTACAACTTTCGGTTAATTTTTTGATTGTTTGAGTGTTGGAAACCGCAATCACAAACCCAGGCAACAAGAGCAGGAATCGCCTACCATAAAGATCCAAGGCGAATTTCTGAACTACCATGTCTGCTAAGTCTGTCTCTGTACTCCCTTCCCCCAAAACTAGTCATATTCCGCAACAACCAAACTTCTCTATTCCACCGCTTTTAGGCGCTGGTTTGGAGGAGTTAACGGCTTGGGTGCATGATCAGGGACAACCAGCTTACAGGGGAAAGCAACTGCACGAGTGGATCTATCAAAAGGGAGTGCGTAGTCTCTCGGATATCTCTGTCTTCCCCAAACAGTGGCGTGCAGAACTTGCAGAAATTCCCATCGGGCGCTCAACTATACATTACCGCTCTGTTGCCCCCGATGGCACTGTTAAATATCTTTTACAACTAGCAGATGGTCAAATTGTTGAATGTGTGGGTATCCCCACAGAAAAGCGCCTGACAGTTTGCGTTTCTTCTCAAGTTGGTTGCCCAATGGCGTGTGATTTCTGCGCTACTGGTAAAGGAGGCTACAAGCGCAATCTTGCTCGCCATGAAATTGTCGATCAGGTGTTGACGGTTCAGGAAGATTTCCAGCAGCGAGTGAGCCATGTAGTGTTCATGGGGATGGGTGAACCGTTGTTGAATACAGATAATCTGATAGGAGCCATTAAATCTTTAAATAAAGATGTGGGTATTGGACAGCGCAACCTGACTGTCTCTACTGTTGGAATACGCGATCGCATTCGTCAATTTGCTCAACATCAGTTGCAAGTCACTCTTGCTGTGAGTCTCCATGCTCCCAACCAAGCACTGCGCGAACAACTCATTCCTAGCGCCCACTCCTATCCTATAGAAGATTTGCTTGCTGAATGTCGGGAGTATGTGGAAATGACTGGACGCCGCGTGAGTTTTGAATACATTCTTCTTGCTGGTGTCAACGATCTACCAAAACACGCATTAGAACTGGCGCAACGTCTACGGGGATTCCAAAGCCACGTCAATTTGATTCCTTACAATCCCATTACAGAAGCTGACTACAAACGCCCCAACCAAAACCAAATTCAAGCTTTTGTCAACGTCCTCAAGCAGCAAAAAATTGCAGTTAGTGTTCGCTACTCGCGTGGTTTAGAAGCTGATGCCGCTTGTGGACAACTTAGAGCAAGTAAAAAGTAAAAAGGCAAAAGAAAGATTTCTCTCCTACTTTTACCTTGTTACTTTTAACTTTTACCTTGTTGCATGAATACCTGGGGCATAAGCCTCAATCACTCTACCAGTACGCATACAACTAATCATTAAGTAGTCACAGATTGGGCATTGCGTGCGAGTCAGTTGACTTTGAGATAAATAGTGCCTTTCACCTTCGCTACCGCAGTTTGGGCAGCGAATTTTTTGTACTAACTGCATTTTCAAATCCTTGTTTTTCATGATTTTTTTGAAAAAACGCAAATTAAACCTGAAAATCTTTGAGATTAAAGGTATTTAACAAGTGATAAATTATTATCTCTTAAATTAACACATTTTCGAGTATTTATACTCAATTATGTTTTTTTATTATCCTCGTTTTTAGCTTTGCTGCTATCCAGCTAAAGATATATAAATTGTTTTTACTAATTCAAATCAAATTATAAATATCCTGATCCCAATGAATAAGCCTTTGAGATTAGCTAGTTTATAGTCATATCAACTTTGTATTTTATGTTAGCCGAAGCTATAGAAGCTTTCTCAAAGCGAGATATTGGCAACAAACAGGGAAAAGCCCAATAATTCTCGGATAATAGCAACTCTCATCCCCTTTTTATGTAGTTTTTATGCAGCTACGGCAACTCAGTTTGTTTTAAATGCTAAGTCTCTACTTTCAGAGCGTCTACTCTTTTCTAGAGAGTAAACCTCCGCAGACGAACTCCATAGGCCATTAGTATTAGCTCACAGGCGTATCTAAAAAGTATGAGTTAAAAACTAACTCTACCTTTAGTCTTAGTAAAAAAATATGAATTTTTAGCTTTTATTAATCTTTGTTTATTGTTAATAATGGGATGAAACTCTAATAATAAAATTTAAGGAAAAATTCAAATCATAGAGATTAGCGTGATCAACTACAGCAGATTGCAACTAAATGAAGTACAACGCGCTTTGTCTAAAAGCCAGGCACAGAGCCAATTTTACTCCTGACTTCTGACTCCTGACTCTTGACTCCTGACTCCTGACTTCTCACCTGTGTTCAAGAAGGATGGAAATAATCGTAAATTTCCTGCGCCAAACGCGGACCAATACCCGGAACTTCAGCAATCTGTGTGGGTGTCGCTTGCCGAATATAATCAACTGAGCGAAAATGCCCTAAAAGCTGCTTTTGTCGATGGTGTCCCAAGCCTGGAATTTCATCTAAACGCGATCGCTTCAATTTATCACTACGCTGTTGTCGGTGAAAACTCACGGCGAAACGATGCGCTTCATCTCGCAAGCGCCGCAAAAGTTGCACTCCGGGTTGTTCTGCGTCAGTTTCCAGTGGTTCGGACTCTCCCGGCAAAAAAATCTCTTCTCGCCGTTTTGCCAAACTCACAACTCGCAAATCTTCCAATAAATTCATGTCTTGCAAGACTGCGAAAACCGATGATAACTGACCTTTACCACCATCTATCATAACCAGGTCGGGCCAATCGGGATTTCCCACTCGCTGTAATTGCGGATCTTCCGCATACTTGCGAAAGCGACGCTGGATAACTTCAGCAAGAGAAGCAAAATCGTCTGAGTGTCCCGTTGTGACTGTGGGATTTTTAATTTTGTAATGGCGATAGTGCTGCTTGGCGGGTAAACCGTCAACAAACACGACTTGCGAAGCAACTGCATTTGAACCCTGGATGTGGGAAATGTCGTAACCTTCGATGCGGTGGGGTAAGTCGGGTAAATCGAGAATGGTAGCTAAATCGTGCATGGCTTCTTGATTGCGATCGCCCAATTTTTGCATTCTTTGCAATTCATACTGAGCATTTCGCTCCACCATCTCAATTAATTCTGCCTTGACTTGTCGCTGAGGATTCAAAATCGTGACTTTTCTTCCCTTGCGCCCAGTCAAAACATCCGCTAATATCTCCCCATCTGGCAATTCGTGCTGTACCAAAATCTCTGCGGGAATTTCCACCGAGTCAGCAGTTTGATAATGCTCCTCCAACACTCGTTGTAAGATAGCACCAGGTTCAGCATGAGCATCTGCGACGAAAGCAAGGCGTCCTACCAATTGCCCAGCGCGAATCTGGAATAATTGAATACAGGCGAGTTGTTCGTCCCCTGCAAGGGCGATCGCATCGCGGGACACTGTATCATCTGGTAAAGAGACTTTTTGGTCAGCAGTCAGCGACTTTAACCCAGCAATTTGGTCGCGAATGCGTGCTGCTGACTCAAAGTTCAGTTCTTCTGCTACTTTGTGCATTTGCTCGGTTAGGATGTCTATGAGTTCCTGAGTTCGACCTTGGAAAACCATCGCTATTTTTTGCACGATTTTGCGGTATTCCTCTGGTGAAATCAGCTTTTGACACACACCCGGACAGCGTCCCAAATCATAATTCAAGCAAGGACGGTCTTTGAACAGCGGTTGAGGACGTTGTCGCAAAGGGAAGATCCGCTTGCACAAGCGCAATATCTCCCGCAACAGCCGAGAATCGGTATAAGGTCCGTAGAATTTATCTTTTTCTTTCCCTAATTGACGTTTACGAGTGATAAAAATACGCGGATAATCTTCTGACCATGTAATGCAAACGTAAGGATATTTTTTATCATCCTTAAGCAGGACGTTGAAATAGGGTTGGTGCTGCTTAATGAGGTTTGCTTCCAGCGCCAAAGCTTCCGCTTCGGTATCGGTGACAATGAATTCAATTTCTGTCACCTGCTTAACCATCGTGGCGATACGTTCGCTTAGTCTTTGGGAGTCTCGGAAATAGGAACGAACACGCGATCGCAACTTCCGCGATTTACCTATATATATGATGCGATCGCTTCCATCCCGCATCAAATAAACTCCTGGTTCCGGCGGAATTTCTTGTAGTCGGCGCTCCAGGCGTTCTGGATCTTTGACTAGTGGTACTGTTTGAGCAGATGTTGTCACAACCAGTGTTTGGTAATTTTACAAATTTACCTATATCTATTTTAAGTAAATTTACTGTTATTTTTTCTTGATTTCACATTTTCCCAATGGGAAGTCACCTAGTTTGATTCTTTAGCTCTTAGTCAACAGTGAATTAGGGGTAATTTCCACACTCGTTTGATGTATTTACGTTTACATTCAAGATAGCTACCCTAAGTTAATTTTTCTTTTATAAACCACTTTATTTAAAATTTACTCTTGCTTCTTTTATTTATTTATCTTGCTTCATTTGCTTTTATCTTCTTACTTATTTAACAATATTTTCATTTTTCTATCTTATCAAAAATATCTACTTACTTATATGAAATTATTATACTTCCTGGTTTAGAAGCAGGAATATTACGAATATTCTCTAGCTACAAGTAAGCATAAAATCTTAAGAGGTTTAACGGATTTCTCCAAGGAACTTTATGATTTACATTCATGTTAAATGGATTAGATTTATTGATTATCGGAGTCAAGAATGAATTTACAAGAATTTGAGTCCCAGTATCGTAACAACATGGATGAAGCTCTAAATGAGCTACAAACAGCAATTCTGCTATTAGCGCAAGTACAAAATACGATTTCCCTGCTTGGCAGTTATGTACAAAGCCTAAGTCAAACTGTTGAAGAGTATATTAATACGCAAAACCTGGAATAATTGTATGCTTAGTAGAGTTTATAGTTGAAGACCAGCAAGCTCTTCTTCAATTGCTAGGATAAGATTCGTGAGATTGACGGGTTTAACAAAGTAGCGACAAGCCCCTAATCTCATGGCTCTTTCCTGATCTGCTTTGAAAGCAAAGGCTGAAACTACGATAACAGGTATCTTTGAAAGATCTGGTTTCTGCTGGATTTGTTCTAGTAGCGAATAACCATCAACATCCGGTAATTTTAAGTCTAGTAATATTAGTTCTGGTTTGAACTTATCTATGGTTCTAAAAAAATTAGAAGCTCCTGGCAAACTTTGAACAGAGTATCTACAGTATCTGAGATAATCACTCAGCAACATTCTATTGACATCATTGTCTTCAATTAGCAAAATTCGTCTAGTTGATTGTGAATGGACTTGCTGCTCTACAGTAAGTAATTTTGCTATCATTTCTACATAGAGTTTTAGGTTAAGAACCAATGATGATTACCAGAATCCAAAATTATTGGGCAGATATTTTGTTAAAGTAATACAAATTTGCCTTGTCTTCTTTATATAAAAATATGAAAAAACTAACTTTCAATAAAACAACACATATGTATAATAATATTAATCTAGAAGAGAAACTACGTCAAAACTTCCAACTTTCTTGAACCTAGCTTTAAATATTTGTATTGGTGGCTTAATTTTTAATAATTTACAAATTGTATTGTTAAATTACTTAATTTCTTAAATAAAAATTGATGTATAGGAGTTTTATATTATGTCAACTATAATAGGTTTATTGAGAAACGCCAACACAATTTGCGTCACGCCTTTCTAGAATTGGCGATTGCAAGGGAGTGCAGCACCCTCAAGCAGATGTTCGCCGCAGGTTTCTCAGTAACTCAAGGTATCAGCTATCATCACAAAAGCTAATTGTTCATTGTTGTAGACGCTCATAGAGCAATACGGTTCAGTTAAGGATTTTTGGTGAGATTCGGTGAGGTGTAGAGACGCGCCATGGCGCGTCTCTACATTGCCGTGCTGATAACTGTTTTGGTCTTATCTGAACGGTATTGGCCCATAGAGGGCGTCTACTGGTACAGTAAGCTGATAGCGACTTATGCCACGTTCGGCTCAACTAAATTTTCTGCCCCTTGAATGACTTTTGCCGATTCAATTTTGTCACCCGCCTTCAGTTCATCCAAAACCTCTTTTCCTTCAGTGACATAGCCAAAAACGGAGTAGCGACCATCCAACAAGTTGCGTCCTGCTGGAGTGAGTTCTGGTTCAAACAGGAAGAAGAATATTTGCGAAGAACCACCGTTCACTTCACGTTCAGGACGCGCCAGCGCCACAGCACCAAAAGCAGAGAAAGGCAGAACTGGTAAATCAGTGTAACGACCAGCATCCTCTAAGGTAATGCCGTAAGTAGGTTCTTTGTCGCCTTGAGCAAGAATTTCTAAGGGAACGGCACGGTATTTACCGGTTTTTGGGTCAATAAAACCCACATCCTTGCCTGGTGGATCTCCAGTTTGCAGGACGTAGGATTCTTCAGAACGGGTAAATTCTAAGCCGTTATAAAAACCCCGTTGCACCAAATCAACAAAATTCCCAGCGGTAACAGGGGCGCTATAGCCGTCTACAACAACGGTGAGATTGCCTTTGTTAGTTTTCACCTCCACAGTGGCACGACCTTTAAGTTGAGGTAAATTGCTGTATTCGGCTGGCACTTCAAAGGGAAATTCCTTCACCATTGACTGTTCTAGTTTGCCAACCAGACTCAGTAAATGGGTACGTTGCTCCCGAACTTGTTCTTTATCTTTGCTTTTAACGACTTCTTGCAGGGCATTCACACCGGATTTTAACTCAGCAATCACAGCCTCAGCCTGGGGTTGGCGTTCTTCTGGAACACTTGCTAGAAGTTGGGAGGGTTTATCGAGAATCCGCGATGCTTTACTAAGGTCTTTGGAAACAGCACCCCAGCGTCGATTTGCCCGCAGCTGGGTGGAGATGTCCTCTAAAGAAGCTTGCAGTTGCCGCACAGGTTTATTATCTATAGGGAGTGCGTACTGCAATAGAGATCTGCCGTCAGTAATAGCATTCCCGGCTGGTAGCGCGGCGCTACTAGCGGGAGTCCACCCAGCAGTACTTATTCCTAAAAATAGAGTTACCAGCAGTAGTGCAATTAGGCTGTTATTCAGCCAGGATTTCAATATTTTGAACATGGGATGGCTCAAACGCAGCATCAAACTCTTGACTGGGCGTAACCCAACAATAATCTTCCCACAGTACAGGAAGCACTTTCGCGCTTATATCAAGTTGCACTCATTAAAGACGTGTCCTCGCCTCAATTCCCTAATAATCGTCGCGCCTAAATAACCCCAACACCGGACCGAGAATCACACCAAACACAAAGCCGCCAATGTGTGCCCAGTAAGCAACTCCGCCTGTCTCCACACTCATGTTGGCAGCTGCTTGGAGGTTAGCAAGACCGGAGATGACATTTTGGATAAAGAAAATCCCAATGAGTAGCAGTGCAGGAACTCTAATTGTGGTAAAGAAAAAACCTAAAAAGACAAATGACATCACTCTTGCATGGGGAAAGCGAATGATGTAAGCACCTAAAACTCCAGAAATTGCACCGCTTGCCCCCAAGGATGGAATCGCAGAATTGATACCTATTACCCACTGACATAAGGCTGCTAGGGCACCGCAACCCAGATAAAAAATCAGGTATTTCAAATGACCTAAGCGGTCTTCAATGTTATTACCAAAAACCCAGAGAAACACCATATTTGAAATTAAGTGCCACCAACCGCCGTGCAAGAATTGCGATGTAAATAAAGTCGTCCACTCCCCAGCCAAGTTGTTAGTTAACTCTCGTGGTACTACGGCATACAGATGGAAAAACTGCTCTAATTGTGCATCTGGCAGACTAAGTTCATGAAAAAAAACTAAAACATTCATGCCAATCAACCCATAGGTAAGAAATGGGGTGATTCGTGTTGGGTTTTCGTCGTACAGGGGAAACACAGGTGTTTTTCCTCATCACTGATTAACTGCAATATATCTTGTGGGGCTGGCAGTTGCTAAATCAAAAGAAATTTCACCGACTGCTGTAAGCTGCAATGAGAAACCTATATTTGGCAAACTTCATAACAAACAAGTGCCAGCCCTATTCGTGGCACTTGCTTTGTACTAACTGTACCAAGGTTCTTCCCTTGGTTTGTCGCTAAATAACCCCAGCACTGGACCAAGAATTGCCCCAAATACAAAACCACCTGCATGTGCCCAGTAGGCGATACCGCCATTTTCCATGCCAATATTAGTAGGTGTTTCTAGACTGGCGACTCCGTATAAAGCTTGCTGGATAAACCAAAATCCCAGAAAGAAGAATGCTGGGACACGGAAGGTGGGGAAGAAAAACCCTAAGGGTATTACGCCGAGAATTTCCGCTTGGGGAAATCTCAGAATGTATGCCCCCATAACTCCAGCGATCGCACCACTAGCCCCTAAAGAAGGAATTGAAGACCCTTGTGAAAAGTACCACTGGGTTAGTGATGCCAAAACACCGCAACTTATGTAGAAAAACAAATATTTGATATGCCCCAATCTGTCTTCTACGTTGTTACCAAAAATCCATAGGAACAACATATTACCAGCCAGGTGCAGTAAACCACCATGCAAAAATTGGGAAGTAATCAAACTTACCCATTCAGGGACTGGCTGATGAACTGAAATCCCCGCAAAACTAGCAGTGAGTTCTCGTGGAACCACAGCCGCAAGGTGTAAAAATCCTTCTAATTGTTGCGGAGGCAGACTTGCTTCGTAAAGAAAAGCCAAGACATTGGCAGCAATCAGCCCATAAGTGACATAAGGCGTGATTGTTATAGGATTATCATCTCTGATAGGAACCACAGGCGTTTTTTCCGATTTTTGAGGAACCAGCCTCACACTACCTAATTTTTCATGTCGTTTCTTCTAACCTGTGGCAGGATTTAAAACAGTTTTGAGTGCAAAAAAAGAATACTCAGCACTAATAACTCTTCATCGCCCGTTGCATCTCACGCTGGTCTTGACGTTTTTTAATGTCTTCGCGCTTGTCATGGATTTTTTTACCTTTGGCAAGAGCTATACTGACTTTCACCCAGCCGCGCTTGAGGTACATCTTCAAGGGTACTAAAGTCAAACCCTGTTGTTCTACTTTGCCAATGAGTTTGCGAATTTGCTCGCGATGTAGTAGCAGCTTGCGCGTGCGGCGCGGTTCATGGTTGAAATACTGCCCACTAGCAGTGTACGGGGAGATATGCGCGTTAATCAGCCATACTTCGCCATCACGCAGTAAGGCATACCCATCTTGGAGATTAACCTTACCCGCACGAATTGACTTGACCTCGGTTCCTGTCAACTGAATACCAGCTTCGTAGGTTTCGAGAATTTCGTATAAATAACGGGCTTGACGATTGTCGCTAACAACTTTGTAACCTTCGTTCTTGTCACTCATCGAGAATTATACGTACGTCTAATGTGTTAGAAAAGATAGTTTATGAGAGATTGTGAATTATGTGTGGATATTAAACCGCCAGAAATGTTCAACTGAATTTCAGTGTTATCCTACTAATTTAGCTTTTTTGTACTGTTTTAGCTTGTTTGTATTGTTAATTAAACTTTTACAATAGTTGTAGCTTATTTAAAAACACTCATCTTCCTCTTCTACCTAATTGATGGTGTGTTCTAGAAAATCAAAAAATCTTAACAAATACAGACTCAGTATTTCTTTTCTATAAAAGTTGAGATAAGTTTGTACCTCTTGAGTGTGAGTCTATTAAATGCAGACTTTATAGCCGCAGAATGATTTTGTTTTTGTACAGATTGGGTAGAGTGGTGAGTGAACTCCAAAGGGTTGAGGAACTTAAATCATGAAACGTGAATTAACTAAAGTCATTGGCACCAGCGTTATTGCTCTAAGCATGGCATTGCCCTTCACTGTACCTGCTTCTGCTCAGACTACAACTGAATCCGGAGCTACCACTGCTCCTGGCACAACAACTGAAACAAGAACTGCTGATGACAATAATTTTGATTGGGGTTGGTTAGGATTACTTGGTTTGCTTGGTTTGGCTGGTTTGGCTGGTAGAAAGCGCAACGAAGAACCAACTCGCTATCGTGACCCCAATGCTGTTGGCACCACTGGCTACAGAGAATAATCCTAGTATCTAGTCAATGCGGACGAGATGAAACAACGAAAAGACGCAAAGCCTTAGACTGGATATCTAAGGCTTATATGTAGATATCTAAAGCTTAATTGTACGACCATCAAGCTAAGGACAGTCTAATGTAGCAAAGACTGTCCTTAACTATTGTAGACAAAAGTTAGCTAACTGTAGGTTCTGGGTTAGGAGAATTATATTCTCTGGCTCGACCTTGGGGTAAAGATTTGTAATAGCTGGCAACTAAGCCAACCATCAGCCACCATACAGTATTGACTTCAGGACGGAACCAGACAGTATCAACCAAATTGTGGGCAAGCGTACCTGCTAGGGCAGCGATCGCGCCAATTAGCCAAAATCCATCTGCACTTTTGAGTTCTCGTAACCGTCGCAGTTGTAGCAAAGCCGTATTAAATATCACAATCACCAACCACAAGAAACAGGCTAAACCAACAAAGCCAGTTTCAACAGCTATCTCCAAGAAAATTGAATAGGCGCTCAAAGCGCTGTAACGGGGAAGTTGATAAAGAGGGTAAATTTTATTAAAGGCATTGTGACCAGGTCCAATACCGAGAATTGGATAATCGTGAATCATTTGGAAAACAGCAGTCCACACATTCCTGCGATAGTTATTACTGCTATCTTTTCTATCAGCAAAAATACTGAAAACCCTTTCGCGTACTGGTTCAACAAACAGCACAGACAGCACCAATACCCCAGTCAAGCTAGCCAAAAGAATCAAAGGCAAACTAGTGCGCCAAAAAGGAGGCATTTGCACGCTCCACCAGTAGTACAGTAACCCTATTAAGATAAGAACTGCAACCACTAGCCCAATCCACCCCCCACGACTAAAAGTCAGAACCAGGCAGGAACCATTAACAACACACATGGTTAATGCCAATGCTTTCTTGAACCAGCTTTGCCATACAAAAATTGCGACTATGCTTAAAATCACCGCAGGCAGAAGATACCCAGCCAGCAAATTGGGATTGCCTAAATAACTGTAAACCCTTGTCGTCTTTGATAAAGTAGATGTTGGATCAACCCAAGTTGCCAGACTTGGCGCTCCAAAAAACCATTGCCGCAATCCATAGACGCTCACAATTAGGGATATGTGCAAGTACAGCGCAATTAGCCAAGAGCGAAAACGGGGCGACCTCAAAACCCTAGCACACAGGGCAAACAAGAGCAAATAGAGTGTGAAATTCCTCAAATCGGTCAACGCTGCCTTCTTCACAGGTGACAATGCTGTCGCTACGGTAGCAATTCCCCAATAAAGCAATATCAGCAAGTGAATGGGGGTAACATTTAGGGCATTTGGTGTTGTTTCATCTGATAAAGTTAACAGCAGCCAGAATCCTGCACAAGCTATCAGGAACAATCCCAATAGGTCATTGGGGACAAAAGGTGCAAAAGCATAGACCAGGCTGAGTAAAACAGCCGCTATTGTTTCTCCCCACTGCATCAATAGGCTGCTTTGCCGCCAGGAATGCAACAGCCCTACTAGAGAGCGGTGCAGGTAACTTGTGCCAAGATATTCTCTCAGAGGCAGATAGGATAAAGTGAATCGTTGCCAAACTAAATTCATAATACCAAGCTGTGATTAATTAGCATTCCCGCGTAGAACTTCGACTTAATGATAATCTGGGGATTTCCAAAAGTTCACAACGCAGGTTGCTTCTTATTATTCACTCATGGATAATTGCCATCAGCCATTGCTCATCATTTGAACAATTTGCCGTCGATGCTAATTGAACACAGCTACAGCGCAATTCAATTGGATGAAGTACAAATAGCCTACGGCACGGCTTACGCCTACATCTGTGTCCATCTGTGTCCATCTGTGGTTCTTTATTTCTTTTTGTACCTTACCCAGTTGCAAACCGCTGTAGTTTGTAGTCGGGCATCCACGCAAGTCAACCTGAGTCAGCCATCGCTCACGGCTTCTACTGTGCCCAAATTCAGTGGCAAACTCAGCACATAACGATATCCTGATTCTGATGAACCTTGAATAGCA
The sequence above is a segment of the Mastigocladopsis repens PCC 10914 genome. Coding sequences within it:
- a CDS encoding rhomboid family intramembrane serine protease → MFPLYDENPTRITPFLTYGLIGMNVLVFFHELSLPDAQLEQFFHLYAVVPRELTNNLAGEWTTLFTSQFLHGGWWHLISNMVFLWVFGNNIEDRLGHLKYLIFYLGCGALAALCQWVIGINSAIPSLGASGAISGVLGAYIIRFPHARVMSFVFLGFFFTTIRVPALLLIGIFFIQNVISGLANLQAAANMSVETGGVAYWAHIGGFVFGVILGPVLGLFRRDDY
- a CDS encoding rhomboid family intramembrane serine protease, producing the protein MVPIRDDNPITITPYVTYGLIAANVLAFLYEASLPPQQLEGFLHLAAVVPRELTASFAGISVHQPVPEWVSLITSQFLHGGLLHLAGNMLFLWIFGNNVEDRLGHIKYLFFYISCGVLASLTQWYFSQGSSIPSLGASGAIAGVMGAYILRFPQAEILGVIPLGFFFPTFRVPAFFFLGFWFIQQALYGVASLETPTNIGMENGGIAYWAHAGGFVFGAILGPVLGLFSDKPREEPWYS
- the smpB gene encoding SsrA-binding protein SmpB — encoded protein: MSDKNEGYKVVSDNRQARYLYEILETYEAGIQLTGTEVKSIRAGKVNLQDGYALLRDGEVWLINAHISPYTASGQYFNHEPRRTRKLLLHREQIRKLIGKVEQQGLTLVPLKMYLKRGWVKVSIALAKGKKIHDKREDIKKRQDQREMQRAMKSY
- a CDS encoding WGxxGxxG family protein gives rise to the protein MKRELTKVIGTSVIALSMALPFTVPASAQTTTESGATTAPGTTTETRTADDNNFDWGWLGLLGLLGLAGLAGRKRNEEPTRYRDPNAVGTTGYRE
- a CDS encoding IctB family putative bicarbonate transporter, with the protein product MNLVWQRFTLSYLPLREYLGTSYLHRSLVGLLHSWRQSSLLMQWGETIAAVLLSLVYAFAPFVPNDLLGLFLIACAGFWLLLTLSDETTPNALNVTPIHLLILLYWGIATVATALSPVKKAALTDLRNFTLYLLLFALCARVLRSPRFRSWLIALYLHISLIVSVYGLRQWFFGAPSLATWVDPTSTLSKTTRVYSYLGNPNLLAGYLLPAVILSIVAIFVWQSWFKKALALTMCVVNGSCLVLTFSRGGWIGLVVAVLILIGLLYYWWSVQMPPFWRTSLPLILLASLTGVLVLSVLFVEPVRERVFSIFADRKDSSNNYRRNVWTAVFQMIHDYPILGIGPGHNAFNKIYPLYQLPRYSALSAYSIFLEIAVETGFVGLACFLWLVIVIFNTALLQLRRLRELKSADGFWLIGAIAALAGTLAHNLVDTVWFRPEVNTVWWLMVGLVASYYKSLPQGRAREYNSPNPEPTVS